GAATGGCGAGGAAATCCGCCTCGATCCGCCGGCCCATTGCTCGAGGCTGCACTATGTGGGGCACTTGGACACGCTGAAGCCTGTGCTGACCGCCGCCGAGAATCTCCTGTCCCAGGCCGCTGTGCTGGGCCAGACGGCCGATGTGGACGCCGCGCTTGGGCGTCTCGGCCTTGCCAATCTGCGCGACCTGCCGGCGCGGTTCCTGTCGGCCGGCCAGCGCCGCCGCCTCGCGCTGGCCCGTCTGGTGGCGGTGCCGCGCCCGCTGTGGCTGCTCGACGAACCGACGGTAGCGCTCGATGCCGACTCGACCGGGCGACTCGAGGCGCTGCTGGCCGAGCACCGTGACGGCGGCGGCATGGCGGTGATCGCCACCCATACCGACATGAACCTTCCTGGCGCGGACACGCTCGAGTTGGCAGGGCGGCAGCGGGTGCACGCGCGGTGAGCCCGTTCCTCGCCATCGTCCGCCGCGACCTGCTGATCGCCCGCCGGCAGGGCGGCGGCTCGCTGCTTGCCGTGGCGTTCTTCGTGGTGGTGGCCGCGCTGTTTCCCTTTGCCGCCGGCGCCGAGCCGATGGTGCTGCGCGGCCTGGCGCCGGGCGTCATCTGGGTGTCGGCCCTGCTGGCGACGCTGCTGTCGCTCGACCGGCTGTTTCAGGCCGATTTCGAGGATGGCAGCCTCGATGTTCTCGCCCTGTCGCCGCAGCCGCTGTTCTTCACCGTGCTGGCCAAGGTGCTGGCCCACTGGCTGGTGGTCGGCCTGCCGCTGGTGATCGCCGCACCGCTGGTTGGCCTGCTGCTCAATCTGCCGGCCGCGGCATATCCGGTGCTGGTCGCCGCCGCCTTGATCGGCACGCCCGCGCTCAGCCTGATCGGCGCCATCGGCGCGGCGCTGACGGCCGGCATAAGGCGCGGCGGCGTGCTGGTGCCGTTGCTGGTGCTGCCGCTGTACATCCCGACCCTGATATTCGGCGTCGCCGCAACCGCCGATCCGGCCTCGGCCACCGAGCCGCTGATGCTGTTGGGCGCGGTCAGCCTGATGGCGCTGGTACTGGCGCCGCTCGCCTCGGCCGCGGCACTTCGGCTGGCGCTGGAGTAAGGCGCTCTCCCTGCCGATCCTGCAGACCGCGCCATGGCGAGGCACCCTGCCGTGGAACCGCCCCGTCCATGACGACGTTAGGGCAGCACGGAGGCAGTCTGTCTTCTGAACCAAGGTCCCGCGGGGCAATCCGGCCATGGCGGCCAGCGAACGCAAATCAAAGATTGGATGGACACATGATCAAAGTGGGAGCCCTCGCGGCATTGACTTTCGTTGCCCTGTCGGCGTCGCCGTCGGCGGCGCAGACGGCATGGCGCGACATCGGCAGCGTCGACTTTGACAGAGGCGGCGATCACGAACGGCAATACGGCAATTTCGGCGGACCGGTCGAGCGGCTGAGACTGGCTGCATCGGGCAACGACGTGATCTGCAGGACCGTCACGGCCACGTTCAACAACGGCAAGACGCGCCAGATCTTCGAGGGGCGGATCCGTGAAGGCGGCGCCACGTCGGTTGATCTTCCCGGCAAGGAGCGCCAGATTCGCAAGCTCGATTTCCGCTGTCGTTCTGAAGGCCGCCGCGACGCCCGGATCGACATCGCGGCAGACCTGGGCGGCTACAGCGACATCTGGCGGAAGAATCCTGCCTGGGCGCAGCTGTTCGGTATCGGCGTCACTGCCGACCGGGGGCACGGCCGCCATGACGGCAGGCATGACGCCCGCCACGACGACCGCCGTGATGATCGCCGCGACGACCGCATGAACGGCTGGGTGCGTCTCGGCGCCGACAGTTTCGAGGGCCGGCGCGACCGGGAAGCCATATCCGCCGGCTGGAAGGGCCGCAGCGTCGACACGCTGGCGTTGCGGGCGGTGAATGGCGATGCGCGGTGTAGCCGCGTCTATGTCACCTTTGGCAACGGCAAGACCCGTGACCTGGAGATTGGCGATCGCGGCCGCCTGCGCGAGGGCGACTTCCGCCGGATCGATCTGCCCGGCAACGAGCGCAATGTTCGCCAGCTTCAGCTGGTGTGCAGTCCCATCGGCGACCGCCGGGTGACCATCGAAAGCTACGCCCGCAAGTAAACCGCGCACCATCAGCAAGGCTCTCCGGGTTCGGCCCGGGGAGCCTTTCGCTGTTCCCGGAGGATGCCCTCGCCGGCTTCCGTTCGCCCGGGCGGTCCAACTCCGCTTGCGCCTTATCGGGCGGACCGCTACATCACTCCCCATGTCCGGCTGGCACCGCTTCGCGAACCCGACGCGTTTTTCCCGCCTCAGCGCCAGGATCCTTCCCTGGGCGCTGGCGCTGACCGTCGTCCTGTTCGCCCTGGGATTGTATCTCGCGCTCGTCGGCTCGCCGCCTGACGCGCGGCAGAAGGATACCGTCCGCATCATGTATATCCATGTGCCGTCAGCCTGGATGGCGCTCGCCACCTATGTGCTGATGGCGAGCTTCAGCGGCATGGGCTTCATCTGGAAACATCCGTTGGCCGACATCGCGGCGAAGAACTGCGCGCCCATCGGCGCCGGCTTCACCCTGCTGGCGCTGGTTACCGGCGCGCTGTGGGGCGCGCCCATGTGGGGGACATGGTGGGAATGGGGCGATGCGCGGCTGACCTCGTTCCTGATCCTGTTCTTCCTCTATCTGGGCTACATGGCGCTGTGGCAGGTGTTCGAGGACCCGGAGAAGGCGGCGCGGGCGGCGGCCATCCTGGCGCTGGTGGGCCTGATCAACATCCCGATCATTCATTTCTCGGTGCAGTGGTGGAACACCCTGCATCAGCCGGCGAGCGTTTTCCGCCGGGGCGGCCCGACCATCGATTCGGCCATGCTGTGGCCGCTGTTCATCATGCTGGGCGCGTTCAAGGCCTATTTCATCTCGGTCCTGCTGCTGCGCATCCGCGCCGAGGTTGCCGAGCGGCGGGTGCGCGCGCTGCAGATGATGCAGGCCGAGGCCTAGGATGAACTGGGAATACGCCTCCTATATCTGGTCGGCCTACGCGGCGGCGGCGGTGATCCTGCCGGTTGTCGCGGCTGCCAGCGCGCTGCGGCTGCGGCGGGCGCTGCGGTTGCAGGTCGTGCTGGAGGCCAGACTCGAGGAAATGCGGAGCCGCGATGAAGCGTAAGACCCAGCGCATGATCTATGTCGGCGCCGGGCTCGGCATCCTGGCGTTCGCCGGGGCGCTGGCGTTCTTCGCCATTGGCGACAATGTGCGGTTCTTCTACAGCCCGGGCGACCTGCGTCAGATGTCGGCGCCGCCGTCGACGGCGTTTCACCTGGGCGGTCTGGTGAAACCCGGCAGCGTGCACAAGGACAACGAAATGGTCCTGCGCTTCGTGGTGACCGACGGCGCGTCCGACGTGCCGGTGGTGTACGACCAGACCGAGCACGGCCTTCTTCCCGACCTGTTCGCCGAAGGACAGGGCGCTGTCGCCGAGGGCAGGCTGGGCGCCGACGGTACCTTTGTCGCCACCCGCGTGCTTGCCAAGCATGACGAGAACTACATGCCGCCCGAGGTCACCGACGCGCTGAAGCGCTCGGGCGAATGGCAGCGGGGCGAGTCTCCATGATCGTCGAGCTTGGCCATTTCGCGTTGATCCTGGCGCTGTTGGCCGCGCTGGTACAGGGCACGGTGCCGCTCATCGGCGCCCAGCGCGGATACGCCGCGCTGATCGCCGTCGCACGGCCAGCGGCCTTCCTGCAACTGGGCCTGGTGACCCTGTCATTCGCGGCGCTGACCTGGGCTTATGTGGTGTCGGATTTCTCGGTCGCGAACGTGGCGCTCAATTCCCACACCGACAAGCCGCTGCTCTACAAGATCAGCGGCGTGTGGGGGAATCACGAGGGCTCGATCCTGCTGTGGATCCTGATCCTGGCGCTGTTCGGCGCCGGCGTCGCCGCCTTCGGCCGGAGTTTGCCCGAGGCGTTCCGGGCCAGGGTGCTGGCCATCCAGGCACTGATCGCCGTCGGCTTTCTCGCCTTCTCGCTGTTCACGTCGAATCCCTACGCGCGGCTCGACCCGGTGCCGCTCAACGGCAACGGGCTCAATCCGCTGCTGCAGGATCCCGGTCTCGCGTTCCATCCGCCCATGCTCTATCTGGGCTATGTGGGCCTTTCGATCGCCTTCTCCTTTGCCATAGCGGCCCTGATCGAGGGCAGGGTCGATCCCGCCTGGGCGCGCTGGGTGCGGCCGTGGACGCTGGCCGCCTGGTCGTTCCTGACCGCAGGCATCGCACTCGGTTCGTGGTGGGCCTATTACGAGCTGGGCTGGGGCGGCTGGTGGTTCTGGGACCCGGTGGAGAATGCCTCGTTCATGCCCTGGCTCGCCGCCACCGCGCTGCTGCATAGCGCCATCGTCGTCGAAAAGCGCGACACGCTGAAAAGCTGGACCATCCTGCTGGCGATC
The window above is part of the Emcibacter sp. SYSU 3D8 genome. Proteins encoded here:
- the ccmA gene encoding heme ABC exporter ATP-binding protein CcmA — its product is MPNAGTIGLTVDNLACRRGEHEVFTGLSCGLRPGGVLYLRGPNGAGKSSLLRILAGFIAPADGAVGWNGEEIRLDPPAHCSRLHYVGHLDTLKPVLTAAENLLSQAAVLGQTADVDAALGRLGLANLRDLPARFLSAGQRRRLALARLVAVPRPLWLLDEPTVALDADSTGRLEALLAEHRDGGGMAVIATHTDMNLPGADTLELAGRQRVHAR
- the ccmB gene encoding heme exporter protein CcmB yields the protein MSPFLAIVRRDLLIARRQGGGSLLAVAFFVVVAALFPFAAGAEPMVLRGLAPGVIWVSALLATLLSLDRLFQADFEDGSLDVLALSPQPLFFTVLAKVLAHWLVVGLPLVIAAPLVGLLLNLPAAAYPVLVAAALIGTPALSLIGAIGAALTAGIRRGGVLVPLLVLPLYIPTLIFGVAATADPASATEPLMLLGAVSLMALVLAPLASAAALRLALE
- a CDS encoding heme ABC transporter permease, whose amino-acid sequence is MSGWHRFANPTRFSRLSARILPWALALTVVLFALGLYLALVGSPPDARQKDTVRIMYIHVPSAWMALATYVLMASFSGMGFIWKHPLADIAAKNCAPIGAGFTLLALVTGALWGAPMWGTWWEWGDARLTSFLILFFLYLGYMALWQVFEDPEKAARAAAILALVGLINIPIIHFSVQWWNTLHQPASVFRRGGPTIDSAMLWPLFIMLGAFKAYFISVLLLRIRAEVAERRVRALQMMQAEA
- the ccmD gene encoding heme exporter protein CcmD yields the protein MNWEYASYIWSAYAAAAVILPVVAAASALRLRRALRLQVVLEARLEEMRSRDEA
- the ccmE gene encoding cytochrome c maturation protein CcmE, producing the protein MKRKTQRMIYVGAGLGILAFAGALAFFAIGDNVRFFYSPGDLRQMSAPPSTAFHLGGLVKPGSVHKDNEMVLRFVVTDGASDVPVVYDQTEHGLLPDLFAEGQGAVAEGRLGADGTFVATRVLAKHDENYMPPEVTDALKRSGEWQRGESP